Proteins encoded in a region of the Anopheles aquasalis chromosome 2, idAnoAquaMG_Q_19, whole genome shotgun sequence genome:
- the LOC126571758 gene encoding uncharacterized protein LOC126571758 — MFLIVEIVNDKGEKDWKVAPKRWVCTSKNTQRPVLFWPDEFSAERQNQLAIEGTCKPLQSWMRRECVVKQEFPTYEAANTELQALLSQNSNQIKEELEDPLNVEDPTFESPESPCAPGSDEDVSTLASIKSMLQSLITKSAQIEKQNANILEQNSRITNEMSALEQRIKTMEQTVKEMASYKFDPMQTVDQLTELDKKLNDESFNVALVQWLLLKINNDGAESRMKSCVNLLCSSELQSQVKWSNIVGLKNFLNVFKIVGKTPLEHVTLNSVDNFIRKHLAFCKRRAVASSNPTCDQAAVSDVAIQQVDSSFSVNENSEYIEVNRRLEEAEITMYETDVIMSLSDLNNEFKK; from the exons ATGTTCCTGATAGTGGAAATAGTTAATGATAAAGGCGAAAAGGACTGGAAGGTAGCACCCAAGCGATGGGTGTGCACGTCGAAGAACACCCAGCGACCAGTTCTGTTTTGGCCTGATGAATTCAGCGCCGAGAGACAAAATCAGCTCGCAATAGAAGGAACATGTAAGCCACTGCAAAGCTGGATGCGGAGAGAATGCGTTGTAAAGCAGGAGTTTCCAACTTACGAAGCGGCAAACACCGAACTCCAGGCACTGTTATCACAAAATAGCAATCAGATAAAGGAAGAACTAGAAGATCCGTTGAATGTAGAGGATCCTACCTTTGAATCACCTGAATCACCATGTGCCCCGGGGTCGGATGAGGATGTTTCAACGCTAGCAAGTATCAAATCAATGCTGCAATCGTTGATAACAAAAAGTGCTCAGATTGAGAAGCAAAATGCTAATATTTTGGAGCAAAATTCTCGTATCACGAATGAAATGTCGGCCTTAGAGCAACGGATTAAAACGATGGAGCAAACTGTGAAGGAAATGGCATCGTATAAGTTCGATCCTATGCAAACCGTTGATCAGCTGACGGAGCTTGATAAAAAGTTGAACGATGAATCATTTAATGTGGCGTTG GTTCAGTGGTTGCTTTTGAAAATAAACAACGATGGTGCAGAATCAAGAATGAAAAGCTGTGTTAATTTGTTATGTTCTTCAGAGTTGCAGTCACAAGTAAAATGGAGTAACATCGTTGGATTAAAGAATTTTTTGAATGTCTTTAAAATAGTTGGAAAAACACCTTTAGAACATGTAACGCTGAATTCGGTGGATAATTTTATAAGAAAGCATCTTGCATTTTGTAAACGACGAGCTGTTGCTAGTTCAAATCCAACATGTGATCAGGCCGCGGTAAGTGATGTGGCTATCCAGCAAGTAGATTCATCATTTTCTGTAAATGAAAACTCGGAGTACATTGAAGTGAATAGACGATTGGAAGAAGCAGAGATAACAATGTATGAAACGGATGTCATAATGTCATTATCTGATTTGAACAATgagtttaaaaaataa
- the LOC126571748 gene encoding uncharacterized protein LOC126571748 isoform X2, translated as MFLIVEIVNDKGEKDWKVAPKRWVCTSKNTQRPVLFWPHEFSAERQNQLAIEGTCKPLQSWMRRECVVKQEFPTYEAANTELQALLSQNSNQIKEELEDPLNVEDPAFESSEPSYAPGSDEDASTLASIKSMLQSLITKSAQIEKQNADVVEHNNLIESIICILQKRVGTVESKFTNTLSVLSLDNSWYKTKQFSFEPMETIEQLTLLDVRLNDKSFNTELVKWLLSNVDEDTTRKRISSCMDLLCTLELQSKLKWACLVSLHNFLLLVKEIGDTPSERITLTSLGHILRCHLISSKQRIRNSLNHDIFPKKRTRPIERSGNDNSSKRTFVFKPRETAEELRDLETKLNDESFNSELLQWLLFKVKDDNAPWRIKSCLDLLCSLELQSQLSREDTVRRCNSSRISSMFYESPEKFKAAVSFEFKSKAPLQMEEIYKKKETEWCR; from the exons ATGTTCCTGATAGTGGAAATAGTTAATGATAAAGGCGAAAAGGATTGGAAGGTAGCACCCAAGCGATGGGTGTGCACGTCGAAGAACACCCAGCGACCAGTTCTGTTTTGGCCACATGAATTCAGCGCCGAGAGACAAAATCAGCTCGCAATAGAAGGAACATGTAAGCCACTGCAAAGCTGGATGCGGAGAGAATGCGTTGTAAAGCAGGAGTTTCCAACTTACGAAGCGGCAAACACCGAACTCCAGGCACTGTTATCACAAAATAGCAATCAGATAAAGGAAGAACTAGAAGATCCGTTGAATGTGGAGGATCCTGCCTTTGAATCATCTGAACCATCATATGCCCCGGGGTCGGATGAGGATGCTTCAACGCTAGCAAGTATCAAATCAATGCTGCAATCGTTGATAACAAAAAGTGCTCAGATTGAGAAACAAAACGCTGATGTAGTTGAGCACAATAACCTCATCGAGAGTATAATTTGTATTTTACAAAAGAGGGTTGGTACTGTAGAGAGCAAGTTTACCAATACTTTAAGTGTACTCAGTCTCGATAATTCTTGGTATAAAACCAAGCAATTTTCCTTTGAGCCTATGGAAACCATCGAACAGCTTACGTTGCTTGATGTAAGGTTGAACGACAAGTCATTCAATACGGAATTG GTGAAATGGTTACTTTCTAACGTAGATGAGGACACTACAAGGAAAAGGATAAGCAGCTGTATGGATTTGCTTTGTACGCTAGAGTTGCAATCAAAGTTGAAATGGGCTTGCCTGGTTAGTCTACataattttttgttgttggtaaaAGAAATTGGGGACACACCTTCAGAACGTATAACTTTAACTTCATTGGGACATATTTTGAGATGTCATCTCATATCCTCAAAACAACGGATTCGTAATAGTTTAAATCATGATATTTTTCCAAAGAAGAGAACTAGACCAATAGAACGATCAGGAAATGATAATAGTTCAAAGAGAACTTTTGTCTTTAAGCCTAGAGAAACTGCGGAGGAGCTGCGGGATTTGGAAACGAAACTGAACGATGAATCGTTCAACTCGGAACTG CTCCAATGGTTACTTTTTAAAGTAAAGGACGATAATGCACCATGGAGAATTAAAAGCTGTTTGGATTTGCTATGTTCTTTGGAGCTACAATCTCAATTAAG TAGGGAAGACACCGTCAGAAGATGTAACTCATCAAGGATTAGCTCAATGTTTTATGAATCACCTGAAAAATTCAAAGCAGCGGTATCTTTTGAGTTTAAATCGAAAGCGCCACTGCAAATGGaagaaatttacaaaaaaaaggaaaccgaatGGTGTCGCTAG
- the LOC126571748 gene encoding uncharacterized protein LOC126571748 isoform X1 codes for MFLIVEIVNDKGEKDWKVAPKRWVCTSKNTQRPVLFWPHEFSAERQNQLAIEGTCKPLQSWMRRECVVKQEFPTYEAANTELQALLSQNSNQIKEELEDPLNVEDPAFESSEPSYAPGSDEDASTLASIKSMLQSLITKSAQIEKQNADVVEHNNLIESIICILQKRVGTVESKFTNTLSVLSLDNSWYKTKQFSFEPMETIEQLTLLDVRLNDKSFNTELVKWLLSNVDEDTTRKRISSCMDLLCTLELQSKLKWACLVSLHNFLLLVKEIGDTPSERITLTSLGHILRCHLISSKQRIRNSLNHDIFPKKRTRPIERSGNDNSSKRTFVFKPRETAEELRDLETKLNDESFNSELLQWLLFKVKDDNAPWRIKSCLDLLCSLELQSQLRWSGIGKSVKHPISELPNFVHLFKVVGKTPSEDVTHQGLAQCFMNHLKNSKQRYLLSLNRKRHCKWKKFTKKRKPNGVASEEANSSIASNENSNNEIKIP; via the exons ATGTTCCTGATAGTGGAAATAGTTAATGATAAAGGCGAAAAGGATTGGAAGGTAGCACCCAAGCGATGGGTGTGCACGTCGAAGAACACCCAGCGACCAGTTCTGTTTTGGCCACATGAATTCAGCGCCGAGAGACAAAATCAGCTCGCAATAGAAGGAACATGTAAGCCACTGCAAAGCTGGATGCGGAGAGAATGCGTTGTAAAGCAGGAGTTTCCAACTTACGAAGCGGCAAACACCGAACTCCAGGCACTGTTATCACAAAATAGCAATCAGATAAAGGAAGAACTAGAAGATCCGTTGAATGTGGAGGATCCTGCCTTTGAATCATCTGAACCATCATATGCCCCGGGGTCGGATGAGGATGCTTCAACGCTAGCAAGTATCAAATCAATGCTGCAATCGTTGATAACAAAAAGTGCTCAGATTGAGAAACAAAACGCTGATGTAGTTGAGCACAATAACCTCATCGAGAGTATAATTTGTATTTTACAAAAGAGGGTTGGTACTGTAGAGAGCAAGTTTACCAATACTTTAAGTGTACTCAGTCTCGATAATTCTTGGTATAAAACCAAGCAATTTTCCTTTGAGCCTATGGAAACCATCGAACAGCTTACGTTGCTTGATGTAAGGTTGAACGACAAGTCATTCAATACGGAATTG GTGAAATGGTTACTTTCTAACGTAGATGAGGACACTACAAGGAAAAGGATAAGCAGCTGTATGGATTTGCTTTGTACGCTAGAGTTGCAATCAAAGTTGAAATGGGCTTGCCTGGTTAGTCTACataattttttgttgttggtaaaAGAAATTGGGGACACACCTTCAGAACGTATAACTTTAACTTCATTGGGACATATTTTGAGATGTCATCTCATATCCTCAAAACAACGGATTCGTAATAGTTTAAATCATGATATTTTTCCAAAGAAGAGAACTAGACCAATAGAACGATCAGGAAATGATAATAGTTCAAAGAGAACTTTTGTCTTTAAGCCTAGAGAAACTGCGGAGGAGCTGCGGGATTTGGAAACGAAACTGAACGATGAATCGTTCAACTCGGAACTG CTCCAATGGTTACTTTTTAAAGTAAAGGACGATAATGCACCATGGAGAATTAAAAGCTGTTTGGATTTGCTATGTTCTTTGGAGCTACAATCTCAATTAAGGTGGAGTGGAATTGGAAAATCCGTAAAACATCCCATAAGTGAACTACCtaattttgttcatttattcAAAGTAGTAGGGAAGACACCGTCAGAAGATGTAACTCATCAAGGATTAGCTCAATGTTTTATGAATCACCTGAAAAATTCAAAGCAGCGGTATCTTTTGAGTTTAAATCGAAAGCGCCACTGCAAATGGaagaaatttacaaaaaaaaggaaaccgaatGGTGTCGCTAGCGAGGAGGCGAATTCTTCGATTGCATCAAATGAAAACTCAAATAATGAGATAAAAATTCCTTAG
- the LOC126571748 gene encoding uncharacterized protein LOC126571748 isoform X3, with translation MFLIVEIVNDKGEKDWKVAPKRWVCTSKNTQRPVLFWPHEFSAERQNQLAIEGTCKPLQSWMRRECVVKQEFPTYEAANTELQALLSQNSNQIKEELEDPLNVEDPAFESSEPSYAPGSDEDASTLASIKSMLQSLITKSAQIEKQNADVVEHNNLIESIICILQKRVGTVESKFTNTLSVLSLDNSWYKTKQFSFEPMETIEQLTLLDVRLNDKSFNTELVKWLLSNVDEDTTRKRISSCMDLLCTLELQSKLKWACLPRETAEELRDLETKLNDESFNSELLQWLLFKVKDDNAPWRIKSCLDLLCSLELQSQLRWSGIGKSVKHPISELPNFVHLFKVVGKTPSEDVTHQGLAQCFMNHLKNSKQRYLLSLNRKRHCKWKKFTKKRKPNGVASEEANSSIASNENSNNEIKIP, from the exons ATGTTCCTGATAGTGGAAATAGTTAATGATAAAGGCGAAAAGGATTGGAAGGTAGCACCCAAGCGATGGGTGTGCACGTCGAAGAACACCCAGCGACCAGTTCTGTTTTGGCCACATGAATTCAGCGCCGAGAGACAAAATCAGCTCGCAATAGAAGGAACATGTAAGCCACTGCAAAGCTGGATGCGGAGAGAATGCGTTGTAAAGCAGGAGTTTCCAACTTACGAAGCGGCAAACACCGAACTCCAGGCACTGTTATCACAAAATAGCAATCAGATAAAGGAAGAACTAGAAGATCCGTTGAATGTGGAGGATCCTGCCTTTGAATCATCTGAACCATCATATGCCCCGGGGTCGGATGAGGATGCTTCAACGCTAGCAAGTATCAAATCAATGCTGCAATCGTTGATAACAAAAAGTGCTCAGATTGAGAAACAAAACGCTGATGTAGTTGAGCACAATAACCTCATCGAGAGTATAATTTGTATTTTACAAAAGAGGGTTGGTACTGTAGAGAGCAAGTTTACCAATACTTTAAGTGTACTCAGTCTCGATAATTCTTGGTATAAAACCAAGCAATTTTCCTTTGAGCCTATGGAAACCATCGAACAGCTTACGTTGCTTGATGTAAGGTTGAACGACAAGTCATTCAATACGGAATTG GTGAAATGGTTACTTTCTAACGTAGATGAGGACACTACAAGGAAAAGGATAAGCAGCTGTATGGATTTGCTTTGTACGCTAGAGTTGCAATCAAAGTTGAAATGGGCTTGCCTG CCTAGAGAAACTGCGGAGGAGCTGCGGGATTTGGAAACGAAACTGAACGATGAATCGTTCAACTCGGAACTG CTCCAATGGTTACTTTTTAAAGTAAAGGACGATAATGCACCATGGAGAATTAAAAGCTGTTTGGATTTGCTATGTTCTTTGGAGCTACAATCTCAATTAAGGTGGAGTGGAATTGGAAAATCCGTAAAACATCCCATAAGTGAACTACCtaattttgttcatttattcAAAGTAGTAGGGAAGACACCGTCAGAAGATGTAACTCATCAAGGATTAGCTCAATGTTTTATGAATCACCTGAAAAATTCAAAGCAGCGGTATCTTTTGAGTTTAAATCGAAAGCGCCACTGCAAATGGaagaaatttacaaaaaaaaggaaaccgaatGGTGTCGCTAGCGAGGAGGCGAATTCTTCGATTGCATCAAATGAAAACTCAAATAATGAGATAAAAATTCCTTAG
- the LOC126571756 gene encoding uncharacterized protein LOC126571756 isoform X2, translated as MFLIVEIVNDKGEKDWKVAPKRWVCTSKNTQRPVLFWPDEFSAERQNQLAIEGTCKPLQSWMRRECVVKQEFPTYEEAQNELHAPLKHKELITEEEPEKLLNVEDASVESPGSPYASGSGEDASTLACIKSMLQSLITKSAQIEKQNDDVLQQNDLIEGVISLMHKKVESIEQNVVLMAPYKFDPMQTVEQLRELNEKLNDISFNAELVNINETYWNW; from the coding sequence ATGTTCCTGATAGTGGAAATAGTTAATGATAAAGGCGAAAAGGACTGGAAGGTAGCACCCAAGCGATGGGTGTGCACGTCGAAGAACACCCAGCGACCAGTTCTGTTTTGGCCTGATGAATTCAGCGCCGAGAGACAAAATCAGCTCGCAATAGAAGGAACATGTAAGCCACTGCAAAGCTGGATGCGGAGAGAATGCGTTGTAAAGCAGGAGTTTCCAACTTACGAGGAAGCACAGAACGAACTCCATGCACCGTTAAAACATAAAGAACTAATCACAGAGGAAGAACCGGAAAAACTCTTGAATGTAGAGGATGCTTCCGTTGAATCACCTGGATCACCATATGCCTCGGGGTCGGGTGAGGATGCTTCAACGCTAGCATGTATCAAATCAATGCTGCAATCGTTGATAACAAAAAGTGCTCAGATTGAGAAACAAAATGATGACGTACTGCAGCAAAATGACCTTATCGAGGGTGTAATTTCTCTCATGCATAAAAAAGTGGAATCTATTGAACAAAATGTAGTGCTAATGGCACCATACAAGTTCGACCCTATGCAAACCGTTGAGCAGCTAAGAGAGCTCAATGAAAAGTTAAACGATATATCTTTTAATGCGGAATTGGTAAATATAAATGAAACTTATTGGAATTGGTAA
- the LOC126571756 gene encoding uncharacterized protein LOC126571756 isoform X1: MFLIVEIVNDKGEKDWKVAPKRWVCTSKNTQRPVLFWPDEFSAERQNQLAIEGTCKPLQSWMRRECVVKQEFPTYEEAQNELHAPLKHKELITEEEPEKLLNVEDASVESPGSPYASGSGEDASTLACIKSMLQSLITKSAQIEKQNDDVLQQNDLIEGVISLMHKKVESIEQNVVLMAPYKFDPMQTVEQLRELNEKLNDISFNAELVQWLLSNVGDGNMLWRIRSCLDLLCSLELQTKITFTHQSRSSPRKEPLVEHSNFIHLFKVVGKTSSEKVSDRHLVDFFKSHLKNSKQRFLISLNRKRVHSKKRLKVKKPPRNNVAIQHAVSSFAVSGSSQELNEKNIHLEEADIIVYDPIE; the protein is encoded by the exons ATGTTCCTGATAGTGGAAATAGTTAATGATAAAGGCGAAAAGGACTGGAAGGTAGCACCCAAGCGATGGGTGTGCACGTCGAAGAACACCCAGCGACCAGTTCTGTTTTGGCCTGATGAATTCAGCGCCGAGAGACAAAATCAGCTCGCAATAGAAGGAACATGTAAGCCACTGCAAAGCTGGATGCGGAGAGAATGCGTTGTAAAGCAGGAGTTTCCAACTTACGAGGAAGCACAGAACGAACTCCATGCACCGTTAAAACATAAAGAACTAATCACAGAGGAAGAACCGGAAAAACTCTTGAATGTAGAGGATGCTTCCGTTGAATCACCTGGATCACCATATGCCTCGGGGTCGGGTGAGGATGCTTCAACGCTAGCATGTATCAAATCAATGCTGCAATCGTTGATAACAAAAAGTGCTCAGATTGAGAAACAAAATGATGACGTACTGCAGCAAAATGACCTTATCGAGGGTGTAATTTCTCTCATGCATAAAAAAGTGGAATCTATTGAACAAAATGTAGTGCTAATGGCACCATACAAGTTCGACCCTATGCAAACCGTTGAGCAGCTAAGAGAGCTCAATGAAAAGTTAAACGATATATCTTTTAATGCGGAATTG GTTCAATGGTTACTTTCTAATGTAGGTGACGGTAATATGCTATGGAGAATTAGAAGCTGCCTGGATCTGCTTTGTTCTCTAGAgctgcaaacaaaaataacgTTTACTCATCAAAGCAGAAGCTCCCCGAGAAAAGAACCCTTGGTAGAGCATTCTAATTTTATACATTTGTTCAAAGTAGTAGGGAAAACTTCGTCAGAAAAAGTAAGTGATAGACAtcttgttgatttttttaaaagtcatctgaaaaattcaaaacaacgGTTCCTAATTAGTTTAAATCGAAAACGTGTCCATTCTAAGAAAagattaaaagtaaaaaaaccACCGAGAAATAATGTGGCCATCCAGCATGCAGTTTCTTCCTTTGCTGTAAGTGGAAGCTCACaggaattgaatgaaaaaaacattcatttggAAGAAGCAGATATAATAGTTTATGACCCAATAGAATAG
- the LOC126571746 gene encoding uncharacterized protein LOC126571746 isoform X1 — protein sequence MFLIVEIVNDKGEKDWKVAPKRWVCTSKNTQRPVLFWPHEFSAERQNQLAIEGTCKPLQSWMRRECVVRQEFPTYEEAQNELHAPLKHKEQITEEEPEKLLNVEDASVESPGSPCASGSDEDASTLASIKSMLQSLITNNARIEEQSANILEQNCRIAKEMSLLQKRVETVESKFINTTTILCSDTSWHKPEAAVELNCKPNHSGRKFSFKPTETMEQLLQLDTILNDESLYTELVQGLLSKVDDDNAIWRMKSCVDLLCTLELQSKLKWSGISRLPNFLNVFKEVGKTPSENVTLASVTDFFKGHLKNTKQRYLISLSRKRASFRRKPRRMLRLGNDQQAVSSSFTFVNSADPQTDHSVRAFTFQPMETTEQLQELEAKLNDESFNAQLVQWLLSNVNDDNTPWRMKRCVNLLCSLELQTNMTWSRKHNQTPKEPIVDLPNFLNLFKIVGKTPSESVTDRSLVLFFKNHLKNSKVRFLISLNRKRASSWKRLKRLQEPKDDVADNEQEFIVEHKLSDEDIIIYDPIE from the exons ATGTTCCTGATAGTGGAAATAGTTAATGATAAAGGCGAAAAGGACTGGAAG GTAGCACCCAAGCGATGGGTGTGCACGTCGAAGAACACCCAGCGACCAGTTCTGTTTTGGCCACATGAATTCAGTGCCGAGAGACAAAATCAGCTCGCTATAGAAGGAACATGTAAGCCACTGCAAAGCTGGATGCGGAGAGAATGCGTTGTAAGGCAGGAGTTTCCAACTTACGAGGAAGCACAGAACGAACTCCATGCACCGTTAAAACATAAAGAACAAATCACAGAGGAAGAACCGGAAAAACTCTTGAATGTAGAGGATGCTTCCGTTGAATCACCTGGATCACCATGTGCCTCGGGGTCGGATGAGGATGCTTCAACGCTAGCAAGTATCAAATCAATGCTGCAATCGTTAATAACCAACAATGCTCGGATCGAAGAACAGAGCGCTAATATATTGGAACAAAATTGTCGTATCGCGAAGGAAATGTCTCTTTTGCAAAAGAGGGTTGAAACAGTTGAGAGTAAGTTTATTAACACTACAACGATTCTGTGTTCCGATACATCTTGGCATAAACctgaagcagcagtagagctGAATTGCAAGCCTAACCACTCCGGTCGAAAATTTTCCTTCAAGCCTACGGAAACCATGGAACAGTTACTTCAACTAGATACGATTTTGAATGATGAATCATTGTATACGGAATTG GTGCAAGGGTTACTGTCAAAAGTAGACGACGATAatgctatatggaggatgaaAAGCTGTGTGGATTTGCTTTGTACGCTAGAGTTACAGTCCAAACTAAAGTGGAGCGGTATATCGCGTCTGCCTAACTTTTTGAATGTGTTCAAAGAAGTGGGGAAAACGCCTTCAGAAAATGTTACGCTTGCCTCggtgaccgatttttttaaggGCCATctgaaaaacacaaaacagcggTATCTTATAAGCTTATCTCGCAAGAGGGCTTCCTTTAGGAGAAAACCGAGAAGAATGCTGCGGCTGGGAAATGATCAGCAAGCAGTTAGCTCAAGCTTTACATTTGTAAACTCAGCAGATCCCCAGACTGATCATTCAGTGCGAGCATTTACCTTTCAGCCTATGGAAACCACGGAGCAGCTGCAGGAATTAGAAGCGAAATTAAACGATGAATCATTTAATGCGCAACTG GTGCAGTGGTTACTTTCTAACGTAAACGACGATAATACACCATGGAGGATGAAGCGCTGCGTGAACTTGCTATGTTCTCTAGAGCTGCAAACAAACATGACGTGGTCTCGTAAACATAACCAAACCCCAAAAGAACCCATAGTTGATCTTCCTAATTTTTTAAATCTGTTCAAAATAGTAGGCAAAACGCCGTCAGAATCTGTAACTGATAGATCACTTGTActgttttttaaaaatcatctGAAGAATTCAAAAGTTCGTTTTCTTATTAGTTTAAATCGAAAACGTGCTTCTAGTtggaaaagattgaaaagattACAGGAACCAAAAGACGATGTGGCAGACAACGAGCAGGAATTTATTGTCGAACACAAACTGTCGGATGAGGACATCATAATCTATGATCCAATAGAATAG
- the LOC126571746 gene encoding uncharacterized protein LOC126571746 isoform X2 has protein sequence MFLIVEIVNDKGEKDWKVAPKRWVCTSKNTQRPVLFWPHEFSAERQNQLAIEGTCKPLQSWMRRECVVRQEFPTYEAANTELQALLSQNSNQIKEELEDPLNVEDPAFESPGSPCTPGSDEDASTLASIKSMLQSLITKSAQLEKQNADVVERITRIESIICILQKRVDTVESKFTNSLSVLSVDNSWYEAEEAKQFSFEPMETIEQLTLLDVRLNDKSFNTELVKWLLSNVDEDTTRKRISSCMDLLCTLELQSKLKWACLVSLHNFLLLVKEIGDTPSERITLTSLGHILRCHLISSKQRIRNSLNHDIFPKKRTRPIERSGNDNSSKRTFVFKPRETAEELRDLETKLNDESFNAELLQWLLFNVNDDNVQWRIKSCLDLLCSLELQSKLRWSRRFGSITKEPIDELPNFVHLFKLVGKTPSEDVTHQGLAQCFMNHLKNSKQRYLLSLNRKRLSKWKRSTKKGKSNGVASIRMANSSIAGNKN, from the exons ATGTTCCTGATAGTGGAAATAGTTAATGATAAAGGCGAAAAGGACTGGAAGGTAGCACCCAAGCGATGGGTTTGCACGTCGAAGAACACCCAGCGACCAGTTCTGTTTTGGCCACATGAATTCAGTGCCGAGAGACAAAATCAGCTCGCAATAGAAGGAACATGTAAGCCACTGCAGAGTTGGATGCGGAGAGAATGCGTTGTAAGGCAGGAGTTTCCAACTTACGAAGCGGCAAACACCGAACTCCAGGCACTGTTATCACAAAATAGCAATCAGATAAAGGAAGAACTAGAAGATCCGTTGAATGTAGAGGATCCTGCTTTTGAATCACCTGGATCACCATGTACCCCGGGGTCGGATGAGGATGCTTCAACGCTAGCAAGTATCAAATCAATGCTGCAATCGTTGATAACAAAAAGTGCTCAGCTTGAGAAACAAAACGCTGATGTAGTTGAGCGCATTACCCGTATCGAGAGTATAATTTGTATTTTACAAAAGAGGGTTGATACTGTAGAGAGCAAGTTTACCAATTCTTTAAGCGTACTCAGTGTCGATAATTCTTGGTATGAAGCCGAAGAAGCAAAGCAATTTTCCTTTGAGCCTATGGAAACCATCGAACAGCTTACGTTGCTTGATGTAAGGTTGAACGACAAGTCATTCAATACGGAATTG GTGAAATGGTTACTTTCTAACGTAGATGAGGACACTACAAGGAAAAGGATAAGCAGCTGTATGGATTTGCTTTGTACGCTAGAGTTGCAATCAAAGTTGAAATGGGCTTGCCTGGTTAGTCTACataattttttgttgttggtaaaAGAAATTGGGGACACACCTTCAGAACGTATAACTTTAACTTCATTGGGACATATTTTGAGATGTCATCTCATATCCTCAAAACAACGGATTCGTAATAGTTTAAATCATGATATTTTTCCAAAGAAGAGAACTAGACCAATAGAACGATCAGGAAATGATAATAGTTCAAAGAGAACATTTGTCTTTAAGCCTAGAGAAACTGCGGAGGAGCTGCGGGATTTGGAAACGAAACTGAACGATGAATCGTTCAATGCGGAACTG CTCCAATGGTTACTGTTTAATGTAAATGATGATAATGTACAATGGAGAATTAAAAGCTGTTTGGATTTGCTATGTTCTTTAGAGCTACAATCAAAATTAAGATGGAGTCGTCGATTTGGAAGCATCACTAAAGAACCCATAGATGAACTACCtaattttgttcatttattcaaattagtAGGGAAGACACCGTCAGAAGATGTAACTCATCAAGGATTGGCTCAATGTTTTATGAATCACCTGAAAAATTCAAAGCAGCGGTATCTTTTGAGTTTAAATCGAAAGCGTCTTTCTAAATGGAAGAGatctacaaaaaaaggaaaatcgaatGGTGTCGCTTCGATTCGAATGGCGAATTCTTCGATTGCAGGAAATAAAAACTGA